A single genomic interval of Tsukamurella paurometabola harbors:
- a CDS encoding GAF and ANTAR domain-containing protein, with amino-acid sequence MGEIARMLREQSSDSESLLTAATQFAVEQVPGADFACVTLVDPKGGISHPVVIGEEAQRVADVQRDLEEGPSVGATFEATTILLLEDTATDDRWPRFAAAAHAAGVGSILSFCLYVQNEAYGTLDLMAREPHAFDAESISIGSLYAVHAAVAFSAVREKEQIRAALTTRDVIGQAKGMIMERYKLDSDAAFRLLARLSQDSNVRLAEVAEQVIEAGPE; translated from the coding sequence ATGGGCGAGATCGCGAGGATGCTGCGAGAGCAGTCCTCGGACTCCGAATCGCTCCTGACCGCCGCCACGCAGTTCGCCGTCGAGCAGGTGCCCGGCGCCGACTTCGCGTGCGTGACCCTCGTGGACCCGAAGGGCGGCATCTCGCACCCCGTGGTGATCGGTGAGGAGGCGCAGCGCGTCGCCGACGTGCAGCGCGACCTCGAGGAGGGCCCCAGCGTGGGCGCCACCTTCGAGGCGACGACCATCCTGCTGCTGGAGGACACCGCCACCGACGACCGCTGGCCGCGCTTCGCCGCCGCCGCGCACGCCGCGGGCGTCGGCTCGATCCTCTCGTTCTGCCTGTACGTGCAGAACGAGGCGTACGGGACGCTCGATCTCATGGCGCGCGAGCCGCACGCCTTCGACGCCGAGTCCATCTCCATCGGATCGCTGTACGCCGTGCACGCGGCCGTCGCCTTCTCCGCGGTCCGCGAGAAGGAGCAGATCCGCGCGGCGCTCACCACGCGCGACGTGATCGGGCAGGCCAAGGGCATGATCATGGAGCGCTACAAGCTGGACTCCGACGCGGCGTTCCGGCTGCTCGCCCGCCTGTCCCAGGACAGCAACGTCCGCCTCGCCGAGGTCGCCGAGCAGGTGATCGAGGCCGGACCGGAGTAG
- a CDS encoding DUF7373 family lipoprotein: MPELRARRAPALQRAAALALGGLIAVSCTACTRVIAGTASAPPEVTRLDTGNYPTAPRTVEAKASADAWQQEGWRVADAVVAPWEVDPRATAAPESGPPVLPLFQAQALGTEAGAGLVTSEQAQSFITAPFHTGFLATRTARDRSVTVQTGVLRFPDEATARRAIDGAAQKNPTRDDAVSSAVSAIPGGTIVLYGDVPGATRLTAAAIRGDLVALASVEMPQTGRDGLTARVVAGLAEQVERLPKYVPTPRNPSSFVPPVPMDKEGILSRTIASRSDDASYGLSAEFTLGDGYMSAYAFSLMIYEPRSLQEEYGLDLAGHTSVNGVLRMRSAADSLRYLADYRKRAGTGEALSSIPGIPAGASVCSATLCLTSYGRYVGLNAFASITQSKQAAAAQYLILEAAGT, from the coding sequence GTGCCTGAGCTCCGAGCCCGCCGCGCACCCGCGCTGCAGCGGGCGGCGGCGCTGGCCCTGGGCGGGCTGATCGCCGTGTCGTGCACCGCGTGCACCCGCGTGATCGCCGGAACCGCCTCGGCGCCGCCCGAGGTCACGCGCCTGGACACCGGGAACTATCCCACCGCACCGCGGACCGTCGAGGCGAAGGCCTCCGCGGACGCCTGGCAGCAGGAGGGCTGGCGGGTGGCCGATGCGGTGGTGGCTCCCTGGGAGGTGGATCCACGGGCCACCGCGGCACCCGAGTCCGGGCCGCCCGTCCTACCGTTGTTCCAGGCCCAGGCGCTGGGCACCGAGGCGGGCGCCGGCCTGGTCACCTCCGAGCAGGCCCAATCGTTCATCACCGCGCCGTTCCACACCGGCTTCCTCGCCACCCGAACCGCGCGCGACCGCTCGGTGACCGTGCAGACCGGCGTGCTCCGGTTCCCCGACGAGGCCACCGCTCGCCGGGCGATCGACGGTGCGGCGCAGAAGAACCCGACCCGGGACGACGCCGTCTCCAGCGCGGTCTCGGCGATTCCCGGCGGCACGATCGTGCTGTACGGCGATGTCCCCGGCGCCACCCGCCTCACCGCGGCGGCGATTCGCGGCGATCTGGTCGCCCTGGCCAGCGTGGAGATGCCGCAGACCGGCCGGGACGGACTCACGGCCCGCGTCGTCGCGGGCCTGGCCGAACAGGTCGAGCGACTCCCGAAGTACGTTCCCACGCCGCGGAACCCGTCGAGTTTCGTGCCCCCGGTCCCGATGGACAAGGAGGGCATCCTCTCCCGCACGATCGCGTCGCGCAGTGACGACGCCTCGTACGGCCTGTCCGCGGAGTTCACCCTCGGGGACGGTTACATGAGCGCCTACGCCTTCTCCCTGATGATCTACGAACCGCGCAGCCTCCAGGAGGAGTACGGGCTCGACCTGGCGGGCCACACCTCGGTCAACGGTGTGCTCCGGATGCGCAGTGCGGCCGATTCCCTTCGCTACCTGGCCGACTACCGCAAGCGCGCCGGGACGGGCGAGGCGCTCTCGTCCATCCCCGGCATCCCCGCGGGGGCATCCGTCTGCTCGGCGACGCTGTGCCTGACCAGCTACGGGCGATACGTGGGGCTCAACGCCTTCGCCTCGATCACCCAGTCCAAGCAGGCCGCGGCGGCGCAGTACCTGATCCTCGAGGCTGCCGGCACGTAG
- a CDS encoding pirin family protein, which yields MDRLVRSEDRAASSMPGVRSRHCFSFGDHYDPDNTHHGVLLACNAEQVAAGTGFDTHPHRAVEIVTWVLSGSLVHQDSEGHAGLVHPGLAQRMSAGTGVLHSERNDRPEPAGADVRFVQMWVLPDDPGGAPSYEQRDVDVELAAGGLVPVASGEPAQDAAIRIGSRGATLFAARLAPGGTVDLPDAPFGHLYLADGAAVTESSTGSVGLADGDSLRTVGDGRRVTAGPDGAEVLFWRMRSRLGG from the coding sequence ATGGATCGGTTGGTTCGCTCGGAGGACCGCGCCGCGTCGTCGATGCCCGGCGTGCGCTCGCGGCACTGCTTCTCCTTCGGCGACCACTACGATCCGGACAATACGCACCACGGCGTGCTCCTCGCGTGCAACGCCGAGCAGGTGGCGGCGGGTACGGGCTTCGACACGCACCCGCACCGCGCCGTCGAGATCGTCACGTGGGTGCTGTCCGGTTCGCTCGTCCACCAGGACAGCGAGGGACACGCCGGGCTGGTCCACCCGGGGCTCGCGCAGCGCATGAGCGCCGGCACGGGCGTGCTGCACTCCGAGCGCAACGACCGGCCCGAGCCCGCCGGCGCCGATGTCCGCTTCGTCCAGATGTGGGTGCTCCCCGACGATCCGGGCGGCGCACCATCGTACGAACAGCGCGACGTGGACGTCGAGCTCGCCGCGGGCGGGCTGGTGCCCGTCGCGTCGGGCGAGCCCGCCCAGGACGCGGCGATCCGGATCGGCAGCCGCGGTGCCACCCTGTTCGCGGCCCGGCTCGCCCCCGGCGGCACCGTGGACCTGCCCGACGCGCCGTTCGGGCACCTCTACCTCGCCGACGGTGCCGCGGTCACCGAATCGTCGACGGGCTCCGTCGGCCTGGCCGACGGCGACTCGCTGCGCACCGTCGGGGACGGGCGGCGGGTGACCGCGGGGCCCGACGGCGCCGAGGTCCTGTTCTGGCGCATGCGCAGCCGCCTCGGCGGCTGA
- a CDS encoding CocE/NonD family hydrolase codes for MSLTRPRLRLALAALLTTFVLIGTSLTVPGLAARSGAEPWKPGPGVAGMVNPEWIAAHDGPTQYPRMATEWDVPIRMSDGTILRANIFRPADASGRAIETKTPTIVNLTPYTKFVSTVATVMTNVPVLYPALVGVLNMFNFSGTPIGGVDDLRNVLNGGLINTFTVDQKLVQSGYTQVVVDVRGTGYSQGVWDVFGHREQKDTIEVLDWVRKQSWTNGRLGMSGVSYSAINQLQAASKNPAGLEAVFPVVPGADIAADIVAPGGGLGVGFLGPWLGIVNALKFIPDLRSLLNGTFDWTWLRDRLQNPAVFVPELLSGVFSPTVEGLTPTTKQLIDKNSTLRAAYRTPLDKITTPTFALGGWNDLFTNTEWRLPKDLSALPTSKKKLIMGDVAHATVTSDMGGVNQPTRADVLQKAWFDKWLKDADNGIDNYAPVTVHRKGGGWWQGETFPEPAQKYQRMYLSSLPSGTAPTALSDNSLQTAPPKIAARRTVGPGLSTLCSDDTGQAMFGLLVLTGCTKDTRVAEMNALTFTSKPVGKSTVISGPINLRLTTTQDARDAYWSVIVTDVAPDGRSEKISSGQLTTSLRQIDDSRSIRTAGGDYTAPYYQLNLDDRELVKPGQVVQLDIGTHAVSAVLKPGHRLRVDVFALNLIKAMTVGPVTAETQFRPQHVLIDPKKPSYLVVPSDRPLP; via the coding sequence ATGAGCCTGACCCGTCCGCGCCTGCGGCTCGCACTGGCGGCGCTGCTCACGACGTTCGTGCTGATCGGAACGTCACTCACCGTCCCCGGGCTCGCCGCCCGCTCCGGAGCCGAGCCGTGGAAGCCGGGCCCCGGCGTCGCGGGGATGGTCAATCCCGAATGGATCGCCGCGCACGACGGCCCCACGCAGTACCCGAGGATGGCCACGGAGTGGGACGTGCCGATCCGCATGTCGGACGGCACGATCCTGCGGGCCAACATCTTCCGGCCGGCCGACGCCTCCGGCAGGGCGATCGAGACGAAGACGCCGACCATCGTCAACCTCACGCCGTACACGAAGTTCGTGAGCACCGTCGCCACCGTGATGACGAACGTGCCCGTGCTCTACCCGGCGCTGGTCGGCGTGCTCAACATGTTCAACTTCTCCGGCACTCCGATCGGCGGCGTCGACGACCTGCGCAACGTGCTCAACGGCGGCCTGATCAACACCTTCACCGTCGACCAGAAGCTGGTGCAGAGCGGGTACACGCAGGTGGTGGTCGACGTGCGCGGCACGGGGTACTCGCAGGGCGTGTGGGACGTCTTCGGTCATCGCGAGCAGAAGGACACCATCGAGGTGCTCGACTGGGTGCGCAAGCAGAGCTGGACCAACGGCCGCCTCGGGATGTCGGGCGTCTCGTACTCGGCGATCAACCAGCTGCAGGCCGCGTCGAAGAACCCCGCGGGCCTGGAGGCCGTCTTCCCGGTCGTGCCGGGCGCCGACATCGCGGCCGACATCGTCGCCCCCGGCGGCGGCCTCGGCGTCGGCTTCCTCGGCCCGTGGCTCGGGATCGTCAACGCCCTCAAGTTCATCCCCGACCTGCGCTCGCTGCTCAACGGGACCTTCGACTGGACCTGGCTGCGCGATCGGCTGCAGAATCCGGCGGTCTTCGTCCCCGAGCTGCTCTCCGGCGTCTTCTCGCCGACCGTCGAAGGGCTCACGCCCACGACCAAGCAACTCATCGACAAGAACTCCACCCTGCGGGCCGCCTATCGGACGCCACTGGACAAGATCACCACGCCCACCTTCGCGCTCGGCGGCTGGAACGACCTGTTCACCAACACGGAATGGCGCCTCCCCAAGGACCTGAGCGCGCTGCCCACGAGCAAGAAGAAACTGATCATGGGCGACGTCGCGCACGCCACCGTCACCAGCGACATGGGCGGGGTGAACCAGCCGACCCGCGCCGACGTGCTGCAGAAGGCGTGGTTCGACAAGTGGCTCAAGGACGCCGACAACGGCATCGACAACTACGCCCCGGTCACCGTGCACCGCAAGGGCGGCGGCTGGTGGCAGGGCGAGACCTTCCCGGAGCCGGCGCAGAAGTACCAACGCATGTACCTCTCCAGCCTGCCGTCGGGGACGGCGCCCACCGCGCTGAGCGACAACAGCCTGCAGACCGCGCCGCCGAAGATCGCCGCCCGGCGCACCGTCGGCCCCGGCCTGTCCACACTGTGCTCCGACGACACCGGGCAGGCCATGTTCGGCCTGCTCGTCCTCACCGGCTGCACCAAGGACACCCGCGTCGCCGAGATGAACGCGCTCACCTTCACCTCGAAACCGGTCGGGAAGTCCACGGTCATCTCCGGGCCGATCAACCTCCGGCTCACCACCACGCAGGACGCGCGCGACGCGTACTGGAGCGTGATCGTCACCGACGTCGCGCCCGACGGCCGCTCGGAGAAGATCAGCTCGGGCCAGCTCACCACCTCGCTGCGGCAGATCGACGATTCCCGCAGCATCCGCACGGCGGGCGGCGATTACACGGCGCCCTACTACCAGCTCAACCTCGACGATCGTGAGCTCGTGAAGCCCGGCCAGGTGGTGCAGCTCGACATCGGCACGCACGCGGTCAGCGCGGTCCTCAAACCCGGCCACCGGCTGCGCGTGGACGTCTTCGCGCTCAACCTGATCAAGGCGATGACGGTCGGGCCCGTGACGGCGGAGACGCAGTTCCGGCCGCAGCACGTGCTCATCGATCCGAAGAAGCCCAGCTACCTCGTGGTGCCCTCGGACCGCCCGCTGCCCTGA
- a CDS encoding NTF2-like N-terminal transpeptidase domain-containing protein, with product MRRSGRVRYGAAAMVSGLLLALGSGLAACGDSAVEEVQKMLDGYASALGEGKAVAAAAFTSSPDAAGGVIGRTLRDMNAKSVEVKASNVQRYSGGNATFDVKTHWNFGDGRDWDYTTKGSASQLSIGWRISWDPAVLAPGLTPETAIRQIRTDAKPPKVFAADKSELMFAGTVHRLTVDPTKTKNLTDSLNRVAKIVSPVAPLVTPESLAAKAKADPGKPVPVVDLRDDDYGVLGDQLKAVPGVQDTTAGDLLIANRQLFSPLFDGIKGAWQANRDETAGWEVQLLTNGKPPTKIVGFQGPPGPDLRTAMDPKVQLDAENAVVQLGQPAAMVVLSVSTGAVLAAAQNTQASGIATDWALTGLSTTGPVLEPLYSEVNAAAGNDAGKQSKLLAPLGMGTDFAMTGVKTKTAELPGTGGRGAAELGADTVKASPFGMAVFASAIAKGKTTAPYVVQGQTAKPSAPLGDVDEKILKAVRAKMDATVSPSGDGSDLVSTKAKGLVGTNGPEGPGWFIGYRGDQAFAIMVTGERSGAGSLQVAGAYLK from the coding sequence GTGAGACGCAGCGGCCGGGTACGGTACGGCGCCGCCGCGATGGTCTCCGGGCTCCTGCTCGCACTCGGTTCGGGGCTGGCCGCGTGCGGCGACAGCGCCGTCGAGGAGGTGCAGAAGATGCTCGACGGCTACGCCTCCGCACTGGGGGAGGGCAAGGCCGTCGCGGCGGCCGCATTCACCTCCTCGCCCGATGCGGCGGGCGGCGTCATCGGGCGCACCCTGCGCGACATGAACGCGAAGTCCGTGGAGGTGAAGGCCTCCAACGTGCAGCGCTACTCGGGCGGCAACGCCACCTTCGACGTGAAGACGCACTGGAACTTCGGCGACGGCCGCGACTGGGACTACACCACCAAGGGCAGCGCCTCGCAGCTGTCGATCGGCTGGCGCATCTCCTGGGACCCCGCCGTGCTCGCGCCGGGACTCACACCCGAGACGGCGATCCGGCAGATCCGCACCGACGCGAAGCCGCCGAAGGTCTTCGCCGCCGACAAGTCCGAGCTGATGTTCGCCGGCACCGTGCACCGGCTCACCGTCGACCCGACGAAGACCAAGAACCTCACCGACAGCCTGAACCGGGTGGCGAAGATCGTCTCCCCGGTCGCGCCGCTGGTCACGCCCGAATCCCTCGCCGCGAAGGCGAAGGCCGATCCGGGCAAGCCCGTGCCCGTCGTGGACCTGCGCGACGACGACTACGGCGTCCTGGGCGATCAGCTCAAGGCGGTCCCGGGTGTGCAGGACACGACCGCGGGCGACCTGCTCATCGCCAACCGGCAGTTGTTCTCCCCGCTGTTCGACGGCATCAAGGGCGCCTGGCAGGCCAACCGGGACGAGACCGCCGGCTGGGAGGTGCAGCTGCTGACGAACGGGAAGCCGCCCACCAAGATCGTCGGCTTCCAGGGCCCGCCCGGTCCCGACCTGCGCACCGCGATGGATCCCAAGGTGCAGCTCGACGCCGAGAACGCCGTGGTCCAGCTGGGGCAGCCCGCCGCGATGGTGGTGCTCTCCGTCTCCACCGGTGCCGTGCTCGCCGCCGCACAGAACACACAGGCCAGCGGCATCGCCACCGACTGGGCGCTCACCGGCCTCTCCACCACGGGCCCCGTCCTCGAGCCGCTGTACAGCGAGGTCAACGCCGCCGCCGGGAACGACGCCGGTAAGCAGTCGAAACTGCTCGCCCCGCTCGGGATGGGCACCGACTTCGCGATGACCGGCGTGAAGACGAAGACCGCGGAACTGCCGGGCACCGGCGGCCGCGGTGCCGCCGAACTCGGCGCCGACACCGTCAAGGCCAGCCCGTTCGGCATGGCCGTCTTCGCCTCCGCGATCGCCAAGGGCAAGACCACCGCGCCGTACGTCGTGCAGGGCCAGACCGCGAAGCCGAGTGCCCCGCTCGGCGACGTCGACGAGAAGATCCTCAAGGCGGTGCGAGCGAAGATGGACGCCACCGTCTCGCCGTCGGGCGACGGCAGCGACCTGGTCTCCACCAAGGCGAAGGGCCTCGTGGGCACGAACGGCCCCGAGGGGCCGGGGTGGTTCATCGGCTACCGCGGCGACCAGGCGTTCGCGATCATGGTCACCGGTGAGCGCTCGGGCGCGGGATCCCTGCAGGTCGCGGGCGCGTACCTGAAGTAG
- a CDS encoding lysylphosphatidylglycerol synthase transmembrane domain-containing protein, protein MQADDDAPSPGAEDSGAEPPEATPSKDPAVTRRRLRWVRRALLLVITIVLGVEVYLFGPTVSKSIRELEHIRWEWVLACVIAVFFSMDSFAQVTRVLLRSAGVKVTQRQALGLQLASNSVSQTMPGGQVLAPTLVYRRTRMWGASRVVAAWQIVMSGLLMSAGLAVLGVAGALLAGAKTSPYSVLFSVGMLVVFIVLVQYVASHPDGLYVVGARLIRWINDLRNKPEDTGLARLREVIEQLQSVKMSRRYGAEAFGWSLFNWIADVACLAFACYAVGEAPGLAALAGAYAASKVVNTISPIPGGVGLVEGALVPALVLAGMPLSQAFTATILYRLVSYVLVVVVGWVVFFVSYRSTMDIDPDAPDKNGEKPSEKAARAAEEAQAAQTAGPAAPPEGDERGPSDEGGPSDEGGPSTGDTGADQRI, encoded by the coding sequence ATGCAGGCAGACGACGACGCGCCCTCACCCGGCGCCGAGGACTCCGGCGCCGAGCCGCCCGAGGCCACGCCCTCGAAGGATCCCGCCGTGACCCGGCGGCGGCTCCGGTGGGTCCGGCGCGCCCTGCTGCTGGTGATCACGATCGTCCTCGGCGTCGAGGTGTACCTGTTCGGGCCGACGGTGTCGAAGTCCATCCGCGAGCTCGAGCACATCCGCTGGGAATGGGTTCTGGCCTGCGTGATCGCCGTCTTCTTCTCGATGGACTCGTTCGCCCAGGTGACCCGCGTCCTGCTGCGCTCGGCGGGCGTGAAGGTGACGCAGCGGCAGGCGCTGGGCCTGCAGCTCGCGTCGAACTCCGTCTCGCAGACGATGCCGGGCGGGCAGGTGCTCGCCCCGACCCTCGTGTACCGGCGCACCCGCATGTGGGGCGCGTCGCGGGTGGTGGCCGCGTGGCAGATCGTGATGAGCGGCCTGCTCATGTCGGCCGGCCTGGCGGTGCTGGGCGTCGCGGGCGCGCTGCTCGCGGGGGCGAAGACCAGCCCGTACTCGGTGCTGTTCTCGGTCGGCATGCTCGTGGTCTTCATCGTGCTCGTGCAGTACGTCGCCTCGCATCCCGACGGCCTGTACGTCGTGGGCGCGCGCCTGATCCGGTGGATCAACGACCTGCGGAACAAGCCGGAGGACACCGGCCTGGCCCGGCTCCGCGAGGTGATCGAACAACTCCAGTCGGTGAAGATGAGCCGCCGCTACGGCGCGGAGGCCTTCGGCTGGTCCCTGTTCAACTGGATCGCCGACGTGGCCTGCCTCGCCTTCGCCTGCTACGCCGTGGGCGAGGCTCCGGGGCTGGCGGCCCTCGCCGGGGCCTACGCGGCCTCGAAGGTGGTCAACACCATCAGCCCGATCCCCGGCGGCGTGGGGCTGGTCGAGGGAGCGCTCGTCCCCGCGCTGGTCCTGGCCGGCATGCCGCTGAGCCAGGCCTTCACCGCGACCATCCTGTACCGGCTGGTCAGCTACGTCCTCGTCGTCGTGGTCGGCTGGGTGGTGTTCTTCGTGTCCTACCGCAGCACCATGGACATCGACCCGGACGCACCGGACAAGAACGGCGAGAAGCCGTCCGAGAAGGCCGCCCGGGCCGCGGAGGAAGCGCAGGCCGCGCAGACCGCCGGCCCGGCCGCGCCACCGGAGGGCGACGAGCGCGGACCGTCGGACGAGGGAGGACCGTCGGACGAAGGCGGACCGTCGACCGGGGATACCGGCGCGGACCAGCGGATTTAG
- a CDS encoding DUF3054 domain-containing protein, which yields MRIPVIAALDVVFVLLFVVIGRFNHNEAFSPSGFAETAWPFLLALAVGWAFTYVLAALRGHEPGRAATFAPERVFPAGVIIWISTVAFGMTARGLLTSKGVEVSFVVVATIALGLFLLGWRAVARVVASRRVRA from the coding sequence ATGCGCATCCCGGTCATCGCCGCCCTCGACGTCGTCTTCGTCCTGTTGTTCGTGGTGATCGGCCGGTTCAACCACAACGAGGCCTTCTCGCCGTCCGGATTCGCCGAGACCGCGTGGCCGTTCCTCCTCGCCCTCGCCGTGGGCTGGGCGTTCACCTACGTGCTGGCCGCCCTGCGCGGCCACGAGCCCGGCCGGGCGGCGACCTTCGCCCCGGAGCGCGTCTTCCCCGCCGGCGTCATCATCTGGATCTCGACGGTCGCCTTCGGCATGACCGCCCGCGGACTGCTGACGTCGAAGGGCGTCGAGGTCAGCTTCGTCGTCGTCGCGACGATCGCGCTGGGCCTGTTCCTGCTGGGGTGGCGCGCCGTCGCCCGCGTCGTGGCGTCCCGCCGGGTCCGTGCCTGA
- a CDS encoding M13 family metallopeptidase: MTTSPALDLSHVDPGIRVQDDLFGHVNGAWLDTHEIPADRSTDGAFYALRDAAEATVRTIIEDCAARPDATGDTARIGGLYASFMDTDRIAAAGLAPLADELTEVRWAESPSDLVTVLGRLQRTGVSGLLGYYVDTDAKRSDRYLVNLVQSGISLPDEAYYREEQYAPIREKFAAHVAATFRLAAEVLGGIVAPGEEDAAAAQVLELETAIAAGHWDVVARRDADKGYNLRTFAELTAEAPGAVPAAWVAAVTGTGDSGAFAEVNVRQPSFVTHAANLLTDRPIAQWRTWLAWRVLHARSPFLTDALVDEHFAFYGTVLTGTPEIRDRWKRGVTLVEQYLGFAVGELYTAQHFPADSKERMQALVADLVEAYRRRITDLPWMTPATRERALEKLDKFTPKIGYPDTARDYSALEIRRDDLLGNLRRGEAFEHDREFAKIGAPVDRDEWFMTPQTVNAYYNPGMNEIVFPAAILQPPFFSPTADDAVNYGGIGAVIGHEIGHGFDDQGAKYDGDGNLEDWWTDADREEFGKRTTALIEQYDALVPRELADLPDGSEHHVNGGFTVGENIGDLGGLGIALVAYGIARERAGGTVDDESTRIDGLTGLQRLFFSWGVVWRGKSRPEEAIRRLAIDPHSPAEFRCNAIVSNLDEFYEAFGVDAGDRLFLDRDRRVSIW, encoded by the coding sequence GTGACCACCTCTCCCGCTCTGGACCTCAGCCACGTCGACCCCGGCATCCGCGTGCAGGACGACCTGTTCGGGCACGTCAACGGCGCATGGCTGGACACGCACGAGATCCCGGCCGACCGCTCGACCGACGGCGCGTTCTACGCCCTCCGCGACGCCGCGGAGGCGACGGTGCGCACGATCATCGAGGACTGCGCCGCCCGCCCCGATGCGACCGGGGACACCGCGCGGATCGGCGGCCTCTACGCGAGCTTCATGGACACCGATCGCATCGCCGCGGCCGGGCTCGCGCCGCTCGCCGACGAGCTGACGGAGGTCCGGTGGGCGGAATCCCCGTCGGACCTCGTGACGGTCCTCGGCCGCCTACAGCGGACGGGCGTGAGCGGCCTGCTCGGCTACTACGTGGACACCGACGCCAAGCGCTCGGACCGGTACCTGGTGAACCTGGTGCAGAGCGGCATCTCGCTGCCCGACGAGGCCTACTACCGCGAGGAGCAGTACGCGCCGATCCGGGAGAAGTTCGCCGCGCACGTCGCGGCGACGTTCCGGCTGGCCGCGGAGGTCCTCGGGGGCATCGTCGCCCCGGGCGAGGAGGACGCGGCGGCGGCGCAGGTCCTCGAGCTGGAGACCGCGATCGCCGCCGGGCACTGGGACGTCGTCGCCCGGCGCGACGCCGACAAGGGCTACAACCTGCGCACCTTCGCCGAGCTGACCGCCGAGGCGCCCGGGGCGGTTCCGGCCGCGTGGGTCGCCGCCGTCACCGGCACCGGCGACTCGGGCGCGTTCGCCGAGGTGAACGTGCGGCAGCCGTCCTTCGTGACGCACGCCGCGAACCTGCTCACCGATCGACCGATCGCCCAGTGGCGCACGTGGCTCGCGTGGCGAGTGCTGCACGCGCGCAGCCCCTTCCTCACCGACGCCCTGGTCGACGAGCACTTCGCCTTCTACGGCACGGTGCTCACCGGCACCCCTGAGATCCGCGACCGCTGGAAGCGCGGCGTGACGCTGGTCGAGCAGTACCTGGGGTTCGCCGTGGGCGAGCTGTACACCGCGCAGCACTTCCCCGCGGATTCCAAGGAGCGGATGCAGGCCCTCGTCGCCGATCTGGTGGAGGCCTATCGCCGGCGGATCACCGACCTGCCGTGGATGACCCCCGCGACGCGCGAGCGCGCGCTGGAGAAACTGGACAAGTTCACCCCGAAGATCGGCTACCCGGACACGGCGCGCGACTACTCGGCGCTCGAGATCCGCCGCGACGACCTCCTCGGGAACCTGCGCCGCGGCGAGGCCTTCGAGCACGACCGCGAGTTCGCGAAGATCGGCGCCCCGGTCGACCGCGACGAGTGGTTCATGACGCCGCAGACCGTGAACGCCTACTACAACCCCGGCATGAACGAGATCGTCTTCCCCGCTGCGATCCTGCAGCCGCCGTTCTTCTCCCCCACCGCCGACGACGCCGTGAACTACGGCGGCATCGGCGCGGTGATCGGGCACGAGATCGGCCACGGCTTCGACGATCAGGGCGCCAAGTACGACGGTGACGGCAACCTCGAGGACTGGTGGACCGACGCCGACCGGGAGGAGTTCGGCAAGCGCACCACGGCGCTGATCGAGCAGTACGACGCCCTCGTGCCGAGGGAGTTGGCCGACCTGCCGGACGGCTCCGAGCACCACGTCAACGGCGGCTTCACCGTGGGAGAGAACATCGGCGACCTCGGCGGGCTCGGCATCGCGCTGGTCGCGTACGGGATCGCCCGCGAGCGGGCGGGCGGCACCGTCGACGACGAGTCCACGCGGATCGACGGGCTGACCGGCCTGCAGCGGTTGTTCTTCAGCTGGGGCGTGGTCTGGCGGGGCAAGTCGCGGCCGGAGGAGGCGATCCGCCGGCTCGCGATCGACCCGCACTCGCCGGCCGAGTTCCGTTGCAATGCCATCGTCTCGAACCTCGACGAGTTCTACGAGGCGTTCGGCGTCGATGCCGGGGATCGCCTGTTTTTGGACCGCGACCGCCGCGTCTCGATATGGTGA